A DNA window from Vigna unguiculata cultivar IT97K-499-35 chromosome 10, ASM411807v1, whole genome shotgun sequence contains the following coding sequences:
- the LOC114165359 gene encoding uncharacterized protein LOC114165359, translating into MANRRRRNTAGADDIAQAIHRMVDAMQPIAAPPRAVVAPTRPIAMEDFMKHRPAKFSGKATPDEADAWMRECEKICRVLGCTDEQRLLFVTFLLVADAEYWWQGMQQLMQTRGEQVTWTAFRTRFLEKYFPDSARHEREAEFLTLQQGTMTVAAYIERFEYLARFYTPEVTEEWRCRRFEGGLKHEIRRFIVPKISIICTMYNNHNNI; encoded by the coding sequence ATGGCtaacaggaggaggaggaacACCGCTGGAGCTGATGACATAGCTCAGGCGATCCATCGTATGGTGGACGCGATGCAGCCCATAGCTGCGCCACCCAGAGCTGTAGTGGCACCTACTCGGCCAATAGCCATGGAGGATTTCATGAAACACCGGCCGGCCAAGTTCTCTGGCAAGGCCACTCCTGACGAGGCAGATGCTTGGATGCGGGAGTGTGAGAAGATCTGTAGAGTGCTGGGATGCACAGATGAGCAGAGGTTGCTATTTGTCACGTTTCTCCTGGTGGCAGACGCGGAGtattggtggcaggggatgcagCAGTTGATGCAGACCCGAGGGGAGCAAGTGACGTGGACTGccttcaggacgaggttcctggagaagtaCTTTCCCGACAGTGCGAGGCACGAACGGGAGGCAGAGTTCCTTACTCTTCAGCAAGGGACTATGACTGTGGCGGCATATATAGAGAGGTTCGAATACCTGGCTCGTTTCTACACTCCAGAGGTTACTGAGGAGTGGAGGTGTAGGAGGTTCGAGGGCGGATTGAAACATGAGATACGCCGCTTCATTGTGCCAAAAATAAGCATAATATGCACCATGTATAACAATCATAACAACATCTAA